GTATTTGCGCGGTGTGCGCGTGACGGTCGCCAGATCAAGGCCCAGATCGGGATGCGGCATGTCCTGTCCTGCTGCCGGATCCCAGCCCAGCCAACGCGCGCCGGCGGCGGCAAAATCGCTGCCTTCGGGCGGTGCGTAGAAAACCGCGTATCGGCTGAAATGGTCGGGCATGGCATTGGTCCTGTCACTTGCGTGGCCATGTCGTGGCATGACCGCATGACAGCGCCATGACGCACGAAACCATCTTACCGTCAAAGAGGTTCGGATGACAGAACGTATCTTGTCCAATGCCCGGCTTGTGCTGCCAACAGAGATCTTGCGCGGCACGGTGCTTTTGCGTGAGGGTGTCATTGCGTCCATCGATACAGGTGGGACGGCCCTGCCGGGTGCAGAGGATTGCGACGGCGATTTCATTTGCCCCGGCCTGATCGAATTGCACACCGACAATCTGGAACGCCACCTTGCACCGCGCCCCGGCGTGGACTGGCCCCATGCCGCGGCAGTGGTGGCGCATGACCGCGAATTGGCGGGTTGCGGGATTACGACGGTTTTCGATGCGCTGCGCCTTGGGTCGCTGACCGGCAAGGACCGGCGCGGGCGTGGGCGCTATGCGCGCGACCTTGCAACCGAATTGTTACAGATGCGCTCTGCGGATGCGCTGAAGATCAGCCATTTTCTGCATCTGCGGGCCGAAGTCTGTTCGGAAACCCTGATCGAGGAACTGGAAGAATTCGGGCCAGAGGACCGCGTCGGCATTGTCAGCTTGATGGATCACACGCCGGGGCAGCGGCAATTCTCTAACCTTGCGCAGTTGCGGGTTTATATGCGCGGCAAGCACGGCCTGACCGATGCCGAATTTGAAGACCACGTTGCCCGCCAGCAAGCGCTGGGCGCGCGGGTGCGCGACCCGCATGAAACTGCGGTGGTCGCGGCTGCAAAGCGTTATGGCGCGGTATTGGCCAGTCATGACGACACGACCCAAGCCCATGTCGCGACCTCTGCCGGTCATGGGGTGCGGCTGGCCGAATTCCCGACAACGCTGGTTGCCGCGCAAGCCTGCCATGCGCATGGCATTGCGGTCATGATGGGCGCTCCGAACCTTGTGCGGGGCGGGTCGCATTCTGGCAATGTCGCGGCGGCAGAACTGGCGCAGGCGGGGCTTCTGGACATCGTCTCATCCGATTATGTGCCGGCGGCGCTGCTTCAGGCGGCGGTCCAGCTAGGCCAGATATGGGACAACTTGGCAGCGGGTATCGCCACCGTCACCGCAGCGCCTGCACGGGCTGCGGCGTTGCACGATCGCGGGTTGTTGCAAGTGGGGCTGCG
The DNA window shown above is from Roseibaca calidilacus and carries:
- a CDS encoding alpha-D-ribose 1-methylphosphonate 5-triphosphate diphosphatase → MTERILSNARLVLPTEILRGTVLLREGVIASIDTGGTALPGAEDCDGDFICPGLIELHTDNLERHLAPRPGVDWPHAAAVVAHDRELAGCGITTVFDALRLGSLTGKDRRGRGRYARDLATELLQMRSADALKISHFLHLRAEVCSETLIEELEEFGPEDRVGIVSLMDHTPGQRQFSNLAQLRVYMRGKHGLTDAEFEDHVARQQALGARVRDPHETAVVAAAKRYGAVLASHDDTTQAHVATSAGHGVRLAEFPTTLVAAQACHAHGIAVMMGAPNLVRGGSHSGNVAAAELAQAGLLDIVSSDYVPAALLQAAVQLGQIWDNLAAGIATVTAAPARAAALHDRGLLQVGLRADLLRVRLLGATPLLQAVWVRGTRVA